A window of Rhinolophus ferrumequinum isolate MPI-CBG mRhiFer1 chromosome X, mRhiFer1_v1.p, whole genome shotgun sequence contains these coding sequences:
- the TCEAL4 gene encoding transcription elongation factor A protein-like 4 isoform X1, producing MWAPVSVPALRCCPTLSRLRAPNCCARFFQVCVTVVLSTRLAWKRRRKLSRKSRRKRRGHLNMEKLCNENEAVPEKQVKMENQEQPQDAGKPAIAGTLEDKKLENEEKIENKGKTEEEEILKDKEEPEEGKPKEEEKLESEGKPESQKKPKEGGEPENEGKPKEGNPVSEGKPKEEGKPASEPRAAGKRPAGDDVPRKAKRKTNKGLAQCLKEYKEAIHDMHLSNEEMIREFDEMARVEDEVKKTRQKLGGFMWMQKSLQDPFHPRGPRELRGGCRAPQRGFEDIPFV from the exons ATGTGGGCACCAGTCTCGGTGCCCGCCCTCCGCTGCTGTCCGACCCTGAGCCGTCTGCGAGCTCCTAATTGTTGCGCCAGGTTCTTTCAG GTCTGCGTGACTGTTGTTCTCAGCACTCGGCTAGcctggaaaaggaggaggaagctaTCCAGAAAATCCCGCAG GAAAAGGAGGGGACATCTTAACATGGAAAAACTCTGCAATGAAAATGAAGCAGTGCCTGAGAAGCAAGTAAAGATGGAAAACCAAGAACAGCCACAGGATGCGGGAAAGCCAGCAATAGCTGGTACTCTAGAAgacaagaagttagaaaatgaggaaaagatagaaaacaagggaaagacagaagaagaggaaatacttaaagataaggaagagccagaggagggaaagccaaaagaagaggaaaagctaGAGAGCGAGGGAAAGCCAGAGAGCCAGAAAAAACCAAAAGAAGGAGGAGAACCAGAGAATGAGGGAAAGCCAAAAGAAGGAAACCCAGTGAGCGAGGGAAAgccaaaagaagaaggaaaaccagCCAGCGAACCAAGGGCTGCAGGAAAGCGCCCAGCTGGGGATGATGTACCCaggaaagccaaaagaaaaaccaacaaaggGCTGGCTCAGTGCCTCAAGGAGTACAAGGAAGCCATTCATGATATGCATTTGAGCAATGAGGAGATGATAAGAGAATTTGACGAGATGGCTAGGGTAGAGGATGAGGTGAAGAAAACCAGACAGAAATTGGGGGGGTTTATGTGGATGCAAAAAAGTTTACAGGACCCCTTCCACCCGAGGGGCCCAAGGGAACTCAGGGGTGGCTGCAGGGCCCCACAGAGGGGCTTTGAAGACATTCCTTTTGTGTAG
- the TCEAL4 gene encoding transcription elongation factor A protein-like 4 isoform X2, producing the protein MEKLCNENEAVPEKQVKMENQEQPQDAGKPAIAGTLEDKKLENEEKIENKGKTEEEEILKDKEEPEEGKPKEEEKLESEGKPESQKKPKEGGEPENEGKPKEGNPVSEGKPKEEGKPASEPRAAGKRPAGDDVPRKAKRKTNKGLAQCLKEYKEAIHDMHLSNEEMIREFDEMARVEDEVKKTRQKLGGFMWMQKSLQDPFHPRGPRELRGGCRAPQRGFEDIPFV; encoded by the coding sequence ATGGAAAAACTCTGCAATGAAAATGAAGCAGTGCCTGAGAAGCAAGTAAAGATGGAAAACCAAGAACAGCCACAGGATGCGGGAAAGCCAGCAATAGCTGGTACTCTAGAAgacaagaagttagaaaatgaggaaaagatagaaaacaagggaaagacagaagaagaggaaatacttaaagataaggaagagccagaggagggaaagccaaaagaagaggaaaagctaGAGAGCGAGGGAAAGCCAGAGAGCCAGAAAAAACCAAAAGAAGGAGGAGAACCAGAGAATGAGGGAAAGCCAAAAGAAGGAAACCCAGTGAGCGAGGGAAAgccaaaagaagaaggaaaaccagCCAGCGAACCAAGGGCTGCAGGAAAGCGCCCAGCTGGGGATGATGTACCCaggaaagccaaaagaaaaaccaacaaaggGCTGGCTCAGTGCCTCAAGGAGTACAAGGAAGCCATTCATGATATGCATTTGAGCAATGAGGAGATGATAAGAGAATTTGACGAGATGGCTAGGGTAGAGGATGAGGTGAAGAAAACCAGACAGAAATTGGGGGGGTTTATGTGGATGCAAAAAAGTTTACAGGACCCCTTCCACCCGAGGGGCCCAAGGGAACTCAGGGGTGGCTGCAGGGCCCCACAGAGGGGCTTTGAAGACATTCCTTTTGTGTAG